AATGGGTGCATTGAGGAGACAATAAAACtgtatgagtttttttttttttaaaaagtggcAGATTTCATGGTTCTAACATCacttcttacaaaaaaaaaagaaatttcatgCTTTTAACAAACGCATGTTGGAGTTGCAGATTCTTACAGTTGTATTAATTTTGGTACGAAGGTGTATTTAGTTAAGACTAACTGGGGCTTTGAGCAGTACAGTTTCTAGCACAACGCCTCATTATGTTTTTCCAGACTACTTCGAATCCAtgtgaatcttgaaatcttgcaacGTACCTTTGGATAGATATTATGTCTAGCTGATTGATTTTTAAGGGTTCTCGCACATTTGGTAAATGCAATCTCTCGTCCTTGCTTCGCAGCCAACCTTGCCAAGTCGCTTGCTCTGTTGAAATTACCAGTTCGTATTCGGAGTCCACTCTTTTGCCTCCTAACTGAGAAGGGAAATGGGCCTAATCCTTTGCCTTCCATTTGTAGGGGGTATGTTCCTGGACTCATGAAGGGTCTCGTGCTTCAACGTCCGAAGTAAGATTAGCCGAGGCATGTATATAATCTCCAGTATTATCAAGTGTAATGGTTACTAGTTACTAATCATTCTCCATGGACACAAGCACAAGCTTGTTTTACTGCTAGAGTAGACTCGTATTAATTTATTTGGGGGTAACCCCCTTGGAGCAggtttatatgtttttaggAGCCGAATAAtttatcctaattttttttatttttggaaaaatttttttgacatttcccGACTTTGAAAACGAAAAAAGCTGAAACCAAATTATCAATAATGTaatatgaacaaaataagaatcaaacaaatatttgacCAAAACACAGAAGAACCAGTACTGTCCTTACAGTCGAACCCATGGAGTGAGTTGCTTGATGCCTAATGGTTCTTGAACGCACAGCCTCTAGGATATAACCGAGTTTTTTCAATGACCAACAAAGGTGCTTCAGGAAACAAAAATTGAGCTGTCGAGGGCTTCAAACCCTGAAGAAATACGGTAAGAAATCAGTTCGCCACCTTCATTGGTGTAGAATTTCTATACAAATGCTTGCCCTCTATTGTCAATGTACCACACACGCCAAGCTTGTTCTTACAAGTCATGCCACCTCCCCAAAGCTTCCCCAACACGCACTCTATCTCCACGTCTGATACTGAACCTAAACTCCGAAGATGAATCCCTGTTTTGTAGCATTTTTAATGTGGGGGCCTGGAACACGAGCACCACTGTCGATCCCAAGTTGAAAGCAGCCACCTAAATGGAGCAATCATTGAAACCATGAAAATCATCGTCTTCAAATGAAAAGATTCAGAACAATCAAATTCTCATGGTGACTAATATGCCTTTTCCATACAAATAAAAGAACAGGTCTGGGGAGAAAAAGGATTCCAATTAGCTAGGTTGAAATGATTAACAGCAAGTGTTGAAAACCagattggaagaaaaaaaattgggaaGGACTGCACCTGATTTAATCATAGCTGTACTACTAGCAAGGATCATTCTCAAAATACAATCTACTCGCATTACTAACCTCAGCCCCTTTCTTGAGAGTTTTACCAACCCCTTCATGTTCATATACTCGCTCATCTGGAGGTTCTGAATTCAGTATCTTTTGCCTTCGCTGGTTTGTTTGAAGTTCTGGTTCAATGAAAAGCTGTACAACATGCAAGTTTAGACTAATGTCAGCTGGAGGCATCTCATTAGAGACGCACTATATTTCTGTTATTGTGTTGCATTACCTTAATTGACCCAATATTCGTAGCACCAATTGCAGCAATAGCCATGAATCCTCCTTCCCACAAACCTTCAAGCACAACCTGATGAGAACGAAACAAAGGCAATGAATGAAACCCCAGAGATATCCATGAAGATGAGGAGAGGGTAGCTAAGCAGAGCACACTCGAGACTAAAAAACTAGAACATCCAAGAAAATTCTGTCAGGCTATTTTGATCAAGCCTGTACACTGAGCTACCACAGCTAAAAAGGTTGAAAGCTTACCGATATGTGCCAAATGTGGGGAAGTAGCAGATCATGGAGCATATTGGCACATTACATAGTAACAAAAGATGTGACCAACAAATGGAGAAAGAGAGTGAAAACACACATTCACAAATTCATGCAGAAAAGACGTGTTAGGCTCTGGTTCTTTCTATCAAGCAACTGTCCagtaaattttttgttaatttttaattgtgaacataagaatcaaatttccaatacatatataaattatatgcaAAAGAAGAGCTTTATGGCATGATGTAGCTCTTCACCTCTCCTCCACCATCTTATATAACATTCTAAAACTTGACAACTAAACACCTCCAATCCAACAAGATTAAGGACAAGCATagaagattaaaaataatattgaagctACTACACTGTCAAATCTTAATGTTAAGTACAAAAGATACAAATCAGGATTACCCTTTCATTCTGAACATAAAGATTTCTGATGGTTCTTGCAGCTCGTTCATTCACAGGAAATAGATGCCCTACATAATAACTGAAAAATTAGAAGCATAAAGtcacattaattatatattaatggaATAATAGAGGCATGCGTGAATatccaacaaaaaatattgaccACATATATCACAAATTGCACAGGTGCAAACATGCTCTTCCTTGTGTACTTGGTGACTGCTACAGCTATTTAGACAAATTTATGAATGTGCACCTCTAGAACCAAAACCAATCTGTTTCATGTGCCATAAGCACTAACAGATTAAAATCCTCCTCATACTCATGGTAATATGCTGGTCATTATGGCTATCCATCTTCCTGTTACTGATTGTTGCGGCATCCTCCCTCAGGATGCCATAATGTGCAATTTGAATCTTTGATTGATGTCACCAGGACAACCCAAGCAACTGCATTTAGCACAGTTCCAAGAGAATTTGACCAGAAAAAATATTTGCCCATTGATCTAGTGAACCTATTGAACATAAGCTGATCAAGGTCTCTGAAAAGAGAGAAGGCAAGGCACCAAAATAGTGTTCTTCCTATTTCTTGCTAGGTGTGAATTTCAAAACAACCTTCTTGAAAGGACCAGTATGTCATATGAAGCACTTCACAGCGACTAACAAATGGAAAGCACTGCACACACTACAAAGACATGATTTGTGATTTCTCATGTGTGCAAATAAATCAATACAATGCCAAGGATTTTATCTCTACAGCATTCCTGATGGTAGATAAGCTGccctctctccctctttctTCCGCACTGTAAATGTGCAAATGTATTCTTCACCATCCCTTTGCAATTTTCAAAGGGACATTGCTGTCATGTTCTCCATTTTATATCACATATCATCAATTAagtgtgaaaaaaatatatcttatggGAGCCTAAGCAACCAGCAGATTAACAATTATAAAGAACATTCTAATCAAGAGAAGAGAAGCGAATGCAAATCTAATTTGAAGGCCAAACATAATAAACAATGACACAAAGTAGCCAAAAAACTGAGTTTCCTAAGCAGAAACAAGGTTAATTGGATTACATGAAAAATGCCGGCAGACAACAAATCAAGCACAATAGATTGATACTTTGATAGCTATAAAGAACCTTCTAATCAAAAGAAGAGAAGCGGATGCATGTCTAAtttgaagagtaaaattaataaaacaataacacaGTGTATCCAAAAACTGAGTTATGTAAGTAAATAAGAGGTTGATTGGGCTACCTGAAAAATGCCGGCGGACAAGAACATTCCAATCAGCAGGTGAGTGTATCAGATGATAGTCTCCAGGACTCAAGTATATTACACAGTAGTAGAGGCCTTTTGCTGGACTGCAATCAAATTTTAATGCATGCACCAATTTAACATTAGTTATAGGACCATACTGCTCATGTATAGCAGAAAATCTGACAGGGAAAGGACCTTAGAGCTTAACATAAAATCAATCATCTTCCGCAAAGCCCAAAGCATTAACAGGAAAACTTGATTTCAAAATCCTGACCACCCCAGGAAACTTCATGCAAGAAACATGGTACTTATTCCAGGTTGCAATAATTTGGTGAATTCcatatgcatatttttttttctattcttggaTGGAACCATCAACATTTATCAAGCAATTGAAAATGCATCAGAGATCCGTAACATAtggatgtaaataaaaaaaaatatgaaagtcaGCTAGCTTCTTCTGTAAATAATGATGTCACAACCTAACAGAAGATTTAAATGCATTGCATGAAAAGTGCAATACAAGCATCACGCATATTAAGATGCTCCACTCAACAAAGTTTTAATCTCGAAGATGAATGAAAGCCAATACCATATTCCATGTGATGCTATTAATTTAGTATGCATTTCAAGATTTTGAAATCATGCATAAATGGTAAAGGCACATTTCTGGCACAGAGGCACTTTAGGAGTGACAACACCTGAACCTCTTCATTACTGTTCACTATTCTTAGGTTCTAACAAAATTATTCATGGATTCTTAACATTCCCCATCTCAATCCCGAATCCCAATGGCATTTTCTCATGAACAACATAGCTCCTTAGCTAAGATTTCCCATGAAATCTGGAAGTATAACTTCATcgaattacaaagaaaataaattttgtagtAAGAAAATATGGCTATATTAAACGTATTTGCAAATTCTAGAAGCACGATATCCATTACCTTTTAGGTTAATCTAAAGAAAAGTGCTTAATAATAATCCATGTCAGTTTTGCAACGAAAATTCAATACATTTACATAAAGTGGGAAAAAAGGAAACATGTTAGTACGTGAGTACCATGCTGACACAGTGTCTCTGATTTTAGGGGAAGCCAATGAAAATCTCCACCATGACTTCTTGTTCTTCTCTTTGAGATTTCCTTGCTCTTCACTACTCTCCTTGTGCATATCCCCTTCAGTTATCACGGGAAGCAAGGAGCTAGCAccaagaagagaagaaacagAATAAGAAAAACCTTTGACTTGCTCAATCATAGTCCCTGAGCCTTTCAACTCTCCAAATCTTAGAACAG
This region of Populus alba chromosome 3, ASM523922v2, whole genome shotgun sequence genomic DNA includes:
- the LOC118062869 gene encoding phosphatidylserine decarboxylase proenzyme 1, mitochondrial — protein: MKFRYSNKLPIFAHSLRLSHQHHQRRQFFTSLLKRVQTASQVRASFNGSSGNPRGNVFLVPGATVATLLMLGALHARRLYDDKKVEEAREKGIEFEFQPDHKASFLRMLPLRSISRLFGSLTSVELPVWMRPHVYRAWARAFHSNLEEVALPLENYASLREFFVRTLKEGSRPIDPDPHCLVSPVDGTVLRFGELKGSGTMIEQVKGFSYSVSSLLGASSLLPVITEGDMHKESSEEQGNLKEKNKKSWWRFSLASPKIRDTVSACPAKGLYYCVIYLSPGDYHLIHSPADWNVLVRRHFSGHLFPVNERAARTIRNLYVQNERVVLEGLWEGGFMAIAAIGATNIGSIKLFIEPELQTNQRRQKILNSEPPDERVYEHEGVGKTLKKGAEVAAFNLGSTVVLVFQAPTLKMLQNRDSSSEFRFSIRRGDRVRVGEALGRWHDL